In one window of Azotobacter salinestris DNA:
- a CDS encoding rRNA pseudouridine synthase codes for MTEPIRLSKRLVELTHCSRREAELYIEGGWVSVDGRVVDEPQFKVGDEAVVLHPDAVAAPVEPVTLLLHKPAGESIEQALQRLGPATRADSDHGPQHPLARHFRKLTALLPLEPAASGLQVFSQQRGVLRRLGEDGDTLEQEFVVEVAGELIDGGLARLGHGLDYRGRPLPPCKVSWQSERHLRFALKAPQAGQIAHMCRSVGLEVLSLRRIRIGRLAMARLPTGQWRYLGEHERF; via the coding sequence ATGACCGAACCCATCCGCCTGTCCAAACGCCTGGTCGAGCTGACCCACTGCTCGCGCCGGGAAGCCGAGCTGTATATCGAAGGAGGTTGGGTCAGTGTCGACGGGCGGGTGGTCGACGAGCCGCAGTTCAAGGTCGGTGATGAGGCAGTCGTGCTGCATCCGGATGCCGTGGCCGCGCCGGTCGAGCCGGTGACCCTGCTGCTGCACAAGCCGGCCGGCGAGAGCATCGAGCAGGCATTGCAGCGCCTCGGCCCGGCGACCCGCGCGGACAGCGACCACGGCCCGCAGCACCCGCTCGCCCGGCACTTTCGCAAGCTCACCGCGCTGTTGCCGCTGGAGCCTGCCGCCAGCGGCCTGCAGGTGTTCAGCCAGCAGCGCGGCGTGCTGCGCCGGCTGGGCGAGGACGGCGACACGCTGGAGCAGGAGTTCGTCGTCGAAGTCGCCGGCGAGCTGATCGACGGCGGTCTGGCCCGGCTCGGCCACGGCCTCGACTACCGGGGCCGGCCGCTGCCGCCGTGCAAGGTCAGTTGGCAGAGCGAAAGGCATTTACGCTTCGCCCTCAAGGCGCCGCAGGCCGGGCAGATCGCGCACATGTGCCGGAGCGTCGGGCTCGAGGTGCTGAGCCTCAGGCGCATCCGCATCGGCCGTCTGGCCATGGCCAGGCTGCCGACAGGCCAATGGCGCTATCTGGGCGAGCACGAGCGCTTCTGA
- a CDS encoding SDR family NAD(P)-dependent oxidoreductase: protein MSDIVFITGATSGFGRAAARRFAQAGWTLVLTGRRFDRLQALQEELKDQVPVHIAALDVRDAEAVRQAVAALPEGFRQVKALLNNAGLALAPEAAQKVALEDWHTMIDTNITGLVNITHALLPTLIATGAGASIVNIGSVAGHWPYPGGHVYGATKAFVQQFSYNLRCDLLGTGVRVTDIAPGLAETEFTLVRTKGDQTASDRLYRGTTPLVAEDIAEQIFYVASLPAHININRLEVMPVRQAWSPFAIDRDPQ from the coding sequence ATGAGCGACATTGTCTTCATCACGGGGGCTACCTCCGGTTTCGGCCGCGCCGCCGCCCGCCGTTTCGCCCAGGCCGGCTGGACGTTGGTGCTGACGGGCCGGCGCTTCGACCGTCTGCAGGCCCTGCAGGAGGAGCTGAAGGACCAGGTTCCGGTACACATCGCCGCCCTCGACGTACGCGATGCCGAGGCGGTGCGCCAGGCGGTCGCGGCGCTGCCCGAGGGTTTCCGCCAGGTCAAGGCGCTGCTCAACAACGCCGGCCTGGCCCTGGCGCCGGAGGCGGCGCAGAAGGTGGCGCTGGAAGACTGGCACACCATGATCGACACCAATATCACCGGTCTGGTCAACATCACCCATGCACTGCTGCCGACCCTGATCGCCACCGGTGCGGGCGCCAGCATCGTCAACATCGGCTCGGTCGCCGGCCACTGGCCCTATCCGGGGGGCCACGTCTACGGCGCGACCAAGGCCTTCGTCCAGCAGTTCAGCTACAACCTGCGTTGCGACCTGCTCGGCACTGGCGTGCGGGTCACCGACATCGCTCCGGGGCTGGCGGAAACCGAGTTCACCCTGGTGCGCACCAAGGGCGACCAGACGGCCTCCGACCGGCTCTACCGCGGCACCACGCCGCTGGTCGCCGAGGACATCGCCGAGCAGATCTTCTACGTGGCCAGCCTGCCGGCGCACATCAACATCAATCGTCTGGAAGTCATGCCGGTGCGCCAGGCCTGGTCGCCTTTCGCCATCGACCGCGATCCGCAGTGA
- a CDS encoding PQQ-dependent sugar dehydrogenase has product MRPLCLLALFCPMLLIPAVQAAQYPSEKGVVQVDPVVDGLEHPWAVAFLPDGRGMLITERPGRLRLFADGRLSEPLDGMPRVFARGQGGLLDVALSPQFAEDRLVYLSYAEAGDDGQAGTTVGRGRLSGDMRRLEDFQVIFRQQPKLSTGIHFGSRLVFDRDGHLFIALGENNQRPTAQDLGKLQGKLVRIYPDGRVPEDNPFVGRQGARPEIWSYGHRNQQGAALNPWTGRLWTHEHGPRGGDEINIPEPGRNYGWPLATHGINYSFLPIPEARGKTVAGTEPPHYVWEKSPAVSGMAFYDAERFPAWQHSLFIGALVDRCMIRLALDGDRIVHEERLLEDLDTRIRDVRQGPDGYLYVLTDETSGKLLRLGLAP; this is encoded by the coding sequence ATGCGTCCTCTCTGCCTGCTTGCCCTGTTCTGCCCCATGCTGCTGATCCCGGCCGTCCAGGCGGCCCAGTACCCCAGTGAAAAGGGGGTCGTGCAGGTCGACCCGGTGGTCGACGGCCTGGAGCATCCCTGGGCAGTGGCCTTTCTGCCGGATGGCCGGGGCATGCTGATCACCGAGCGACCCGGCCGCCTACGGCTGTTCGCCGATGGCCGCCTGTCCGAGCCCCTGGACGGGATGCCCAGGGTCTTCGCCCGCGGGCAGGGCGGGCTGCTCGACGTGGCGCTGTCACCACAATTCGCCGAGGATCGGCTGGTCTATCTGTCCTATGCCGAGGCCGGGGACGACGGTCAGGCCGGCACCACCGTGGGCCGCGGCCGGCTGTCCGGGGATATGCGCCGGCTGGAGGATTTCCAGGTGATCTTCCGCCAGCAGCCGAAGCTCTCCACCGGCATCCACTTCGGCTCGCGGCTGGTGTTCGACCGTGACGGCCATCTGTTCATCGCCCTCGGCGAGAACAACCAGCGGCCGACCGCCCAGGATCTCGGCAAGCTGCAGGGCAAGCTGGTGCGTATCTATCCGGACGGCCGTGTGCCCGAGGACAACCCCTTCGTCGGCCGCCAGGGCGCACGCCCGGAGATCTGGTCCTACGGCCACCGCAACCAGCAGGGCGCCGCGCTCAACCCCTGGACCGGCCGCCTCTGGACCCACGAGCACGGGCCGCGCGGCGGCGACGAGATCAACATCCCGGAGCCGGGCAGGAACTACGGCTGGCCGCTGGCCACCCACGGCATCAACTATTCCTTCCTGCCGATCCCCGAAGCCCGCGGCAAGACCGTCGCGGGCACCGAGCCGCCGCACTACGTCTGGGAGAAGTCGCCGGCGGTCAGCGGCATGGCCTTCTACGACGCGGAACGCTTCCCCGCCTGGCAGCACAGCCTGTTCATCGGCGCCCTGGTCGATCGTTGCATGATCCGCCTGGCGCTGGACGGCGACCGCATCGTCCATGAGGAGCGCCTGCTCGAGGACCTGGACACCCGCATCCGCGACGTCCGTCAGGGGCCGGACGGCTACCTCTACGTGCTGACCGACGAGACGAGCGGTAAATTGTTGCGCCTCGGCCTGGCACCCTGA
- a CDS encoding CvfB family protein: MALIGRFNSLQVVKHTDFGLYLDGGADGEILLPRRYVPKDSPSEVGDWLNVFVYLDSDDRLIATTLRPKIQVGGFASLKVVQINRVGLFLDWGLPKDLLLPHSEEKRPLQVGDYCVVHAYLDPRTRRIVATARLDRYLDKTPARYQPGQAVDLLVVEPTPLGFKAIIDGQHWGLIHKNEVFKLLRGGMREQGYIKEVRDDGRISLTLQPAGQAARDELAERILARLDEEGGVLPLGDKSPPELIARLFGVSKGSFKKAIGGLYKQGLIAIHDERIERR; this comes from the coding sequence ATGGCACTCATTGGGCGGTTCAATTCCCTGCAGGTGGTCAAGCACACCGACTTCGGCCTCTATCTCGACGGCGGTGCGGACGGCGAGATCCTCCTGCCCCGGCGCTACGTGCCCAAGGATTCGCCGAGCGAGGTCGGCGACTGGCTGAACGTCTTCGTCTACCTGGACAGCGACGACCGGCTCATCGCCACCACACTGCGGCCGAAGATCCAGGTCGGCGGCTTCGCCAGTCTCAAGGTGGTGCAGATCAACCGCGTCGGCCTGTTTCTCGACTGGGGCCTGCCCAAGGACCTGCTGCTGCCCCATTCCGAAGAGAAGCGCCCGCTGCAGGTCGGCGACTACTGCGTGGTCCACGCCTACCTCGACCCGCGCACCCGGCGCATCGTCGCCACCGCGCGGCTCGACCGCTACCTGGACAAGACCCCGGCCCGCTACCAGCCAGGCCAGGCGGTGGACCTGCTGGTGGTCGAGCCGACCCCGCTGGGCTTCAAGGCCATCATCGACGGCCAGCACTGGGGGCTGATCCACAAGAACGAGGTGTTCAAGCTCCTGCGCGGCGGCATGCGCGAGCAGGGCTACATCAAGGAAGTGCGCGACGACGGCAGGATCAGCCTGACCTTGCAGCCGGCCGGCCAGGCCGCCCGCGACGAGCTGGCCGAGCGCATCCTTGCGCGCCTGGACGAGGAGGGCGGCGTGCTGCCGCTCGGCGACAAGAGCCCGCCGGAACTGATCGCCCGCCTGTTCGGCGTCAGCAAGGGCAGCTTCAAGAAGGCCATCGGCGGCCTCTACAAGCAGGGTCTGATCGCCATCCACGACGAGCGCATCGAACGCCGCTGA
- a CDS encoding patatin-like phospholipase family protein yields MFFRSRNNRSTVSLALQGGGAHGAFTWGVLDALLEDGRLDFAGISGTSAGAMNATVLAHGLLQGGRDGAREALAGFWQAVASSAPLLNAGANIRSGYPATGLKLMLYWTQLLSPRQLNPLNVNPLRDILVSLVDFERLRADCPLKLFIAATNANTGRLRLFRSHELSEDCVLASACLPTYHHTVEIDGEPYWDGAFSANPAVFPLVYECDANDILLVLLSPMAHGRTPQSVEEIRRRTQELAFKSTFLREMHSLAHAREHAARTLLPLSKLERRLTQTHLHMIADDALMGRLAAESKMTTSQPFLEMLRDQGRSQALAWLESHYRAIGRRSSVDIATVFL; encoded by the coding sequence ATGTTCTTTCGTTCGCGCAACAACCGCTCGACCGTGAGTCTTGCCCTGCAGGGCGGCGGCGCCCATGGCGCCTTCACCTGGGGCGTTCTGGATGCGCTGCTGGAGGACGGCCGGCTCGATTTCGCGGGCATCAGCGGCACCAGCGCCGGCGCGATGAACGCGACCGTACTGGCCCACGGCCTGCTGCAGGGCGGGCGAGACGGCGCGCGGGAAGCGCTGGCCGGCTTCTGGCAGGCGGTGGCCAGCAGCGCCCCGCTGCTCAATGCCGGCGCCAACATCCGCAGCGGCTATCCGGCGACCGGCCTCAAGCTGATGCTCTACTGGACCCAGTTGCTATCGCCGCGCCAGCTCAATCCGCTCAACGTCAATCCGCTGCGCGACATCCTCGTCTCGCTGGTCGATTTCGAGCGCCTGCGCGCGGACTGTCCGCTCAAGCTGTTCATCGCCGCGACCAACGCCAATACCGGCCGCCTGCGGCTTTTCCGCAGCCACGAACTGAGCGAGGACTGCGTGCTGGCCTCGGCCTGCCTGCCGACCTACCACCACACCGTGGAGATCGACGGCGAGCCCTACTGGGACGGCGCCTTCTCGGCGAATCCGGCGGTGTTTCCGCTGGTCTACGAATGCGATGCGAACGACATCCTGCTCGTCCTGCTCAGCCCCATGGCCCACGGCAGGACGCCGCAGAGCGTCGAGGAGATCCGCCGCCGCACGCAGGAATTGGCGTTCAAGTCCACCTTCCTGCGCGAGATGCACAGCCTCGCCCACGCCCGCGAACATGCCGCCCGCACGCTGCTGCCCCTGAGCAAGCTGGAGCGGCGCCTGACCCAGACCCATCTGCACATGATCGCCGACGACGCGCTGATGGGCCGGCTCGCCGCGGAATCGAAGATGACCACCAGCCAGCCCTTTCTGGAAATGCTCCGCGACCAGGGCCGTTCACAGGCCCTGGCCTGGCTCGAAAGCCATTACCGGGCAATCGGCAGACGTTCCTCGGTGGACATCGCCACCGTGTTCCTCTGA
- a CDS encoding Mut7-C RNAse domain-containing protein, producing the protein MVSATFRFYEELNDFLPAERRRQAFTCGCARAATVKHMIEALGVPHTEVELVLVNGESVDFARLLHDGDRVAVYPRFEALDISPLLKVRDHPLRELRFIADAHLGGLASLLRMCGFDTLYDNHFEDSQIAALAAEQHRIVLSRDRELLKRRIVTHGCYVHALKPALQLRELFERLDLAGSARPFSLCLHCNLPLHEVAAEQARPRLPPRVAVLYSRFLGCDACQRIYWEGSHWRSMCALLAPLLDSWPPD; encoded by the coding sequence ATGGTCAGCGCCACTTTCCGCTTCTACGAAGAGCTCAACGACTTCCTGCCGGCCGAGCGACGGCGGCAGGCCTTCACCTGCGGCTGCGCGCGGGCGGCGACGGTCAAGCACATGATCGAGGCGCTCGGCGTGCCGCACACCGAGGTGGAGCTGGTGCTGGTCAACGGCGAGTCGGTGGACTTCGCCCGGCTGCTGCACGACGGCGACCGGGTGGCGGTCTACCCCCGCTTCGAGGCGCTGGATATCAGCCCGCTGCTCAAGGTGCGCGACCATCCGCTCAGGGAACTGCGCTTCATCGCCGACGCCCATCTGGGCGGGCTGGCCAGCCTGCTGCGCATGTGTGGGTTCGACACTCTCTACGACAACCATTTCGAGGACAGCCAGATCGCCGCCCTCGCCGCCGAGCAGCACCGCATCGTGTTGAGCCGCGACCGCGAGCTGCTCAAGCGGCGCATCGTCACCCACGGCTGCTACGTGCATGCCCTGAAGCCGGCCCTGCAGCTGCGCGAGCTGTTCGAGCGGCTGGATCTGGCGGGCAGCGCGCGGCCGTTCAGCTTGTGCCTGCATTGCAACCTGCCGCTGCACGAGGTCGCCGCGGAACAGGCCCGCCCTCGCCTGCCGCCGCGGGTCGCCGTCCTCTACTCGCGCTTTCTGGGCTGCGATGCCTGCCAGCGGATCTACTGGGAGGGCTCCCACTGGCGCAGCATGTGCGCGCTGCTCGCCCCCCTGCTGGACAGCTGGCCGCCTGACTGA
- a CDS encoding glycoside hydrolase family 32 protein, whose translation MNCNPTSRRAARRASVCALAALLVAATVAVFVFALGPATPPVPEPSSPPPTESSRFSRPADWSPYRPAVHLTPAKHWMNDPQRPILIDGVWHYYYLYNADYPKGNGTEWYHATSTDLVHWQDHGVAIDKYKNGLGDIETGSAVIDTENTAGFGAGAVIAVMTQQHEGVQRQSLFVSTDGGYRFEAYDGNPVMDNPGAEHWRDPKIIWDDARDEWLMALAEGDKIGFYTSPDLKRWTYRSGFERDDLGILECPDLFRMSVDGDPANTRWVLAAGGNGASKGMTTGTVYWTGDWDGERFTADRDEPRWLDSGADFYATVTWDDPRQDDAERLASRYAIGWLNNWAYATKLPTDDWHGGADSIVRRIELRSVDGEPLLVSQPVDALDKLAGNAEVRSKVRVTAASGTTLPQPKSDAYRLRAELDAASGANEVRFRVKEGGGHFTTVGYDFVHGVAFVARAADAAAERMPEVYREVRTAPAPARDGVVTLDIIVDAASVEVFVNDGEAVLSNLAFGASGANGLSVESLGGDTELRSFRLTPLAIAPIERHMEQAPQGNGGSPGEPVAPAD comes from the coding sequence ATGAACTGCAATCCCACCTCGAGGCGCGCAGCTCGGCGCGCATCGGTCTGCGCGCTCGCCGCGCTGCTCGTCGCCGCGACCGTGGCGGTGTTCGTGTTCGCGCTCGGTCCGGCGACCCCGCCAGTCCCCGAGCCGTCGAGCCCGCCGCCGACCGAATCATCCAGGTTCTCGCGGCCGGCCGACTGGTCGCCCTACCGGCCCGCGGTGCACCTCACCCCCGCCAAGCACTGGATGAACGATCCCCAGCGCCCGATCCTGATCGACGGCGTCTGGCACTACTACTACCTCTACAACGCCGACTACCCCAAGGGGAACGGCACCGAGTGGTACCACGCGACCTCGACCGACCTCGTGCACTGGCAGGATCACGGCGTCGCGATCGACAAGTACAAGAACGGCCTCGGCGACATCGAGACCGGCAGCGCCGTGATCGACACCGAGAACACCGCGGGCTTCGGCGCCGGCGCGGTGATCGCCGTCATGACCCAGCAGCACGAGGGCGTGCAACGGCAGTCGCTCTTCGTCTCGACCGACGGCGGCTACCGCTTCGAGGCGTACGACGGCAACCCCGTCATGGACAACCCGGGCGCCGAGCACTGGCGTGACCCGAAGATCATCTGGGACGACGCCCGCGACGAGTGGCTCATGGCGCTCGCCGAGGGCGACAAGATCGGCTTCTACACTTCGCCCGACCTGAAGCGCTGGACGTACCGATCGGGCTTCGAGCGCGACGACCTCGGCATCCTCGAGTGCCCCGACCTGTTCCGCATGTCGGTCGACGGTGACCCGGCGAACACGCGATGGGTGCTCGCGGCAGGCGGGAACGGCGCCAGCAAGGGCATGACCACGGGAACCGTGTACTGGACCGGCGACTGGGACGGCGAGCGCTTCACCGCGGATCGCGACGAACCGCGTTGGCTCGACTCGGGCGCCGACTTCTACGCCACCGTGACGTGGGACGACCCGCGCCAGGACGACGCCGAACGCCTCGCCTCCCGCTACGCCATCGGCTGGCTCAACAACTGGGCCTACGCCACCAAGCTGCCGACCGACGACTGGCACGGCGGCGCCGACTCGATCGTGCGACGCATCGAGCTGCGCTCGGTCGACGGCGAGCCGCTGCTCGTCTCGCAGCCCGTCGACGCGCTCGACAAGCTCGCGGGTAATGCCGAGGTGCGCTCCAAGGTACGGGTGACGGCAGCCTCGGGGACGACGCTCCCCCAGCCGAAATCCGATGCCTACCGACTCCGGGCCGAGCTCGATGCGGCCTCGGGCGCCAACGAGGTGCGGTTCCGCGTCAAGGAGGGCGGCGGGCACTTCACGACCGTCGGGTACGACTTCGTGCACGGCGTCGCCTTCGTCGCGCGCGCCGCGGATGCCGCGGCCGAGCGGATGCCCGAGGTCTACCGCGAGGTTCGTACGGCCCCGGCGCCGGCGCGCGACGGCGTCGTCACCCTTGACATCATCGTCGATGCGGCCTCGGTCGAGGTCTTCGTGAACGACGGCGAGGCCGTGCTCTCGAATCTCGCGTTCGGGGCCTCCGGCGCGAACGGGCTCTCGGTCGAGTCGCTCGGCGGCGACACCGAACTGCGCTCCTTCCGACTCACGCCGCTCGCGATCGCGCCGATTGAGCGGCATATGGAGCAGGCACCCCAAGGCAACGGTGGCTCACCTGGTGAGCCAGTGGCGCCCGCAGACTGA
- a CDS encoding glycoside hydrolase family 68 protein, with product MLLIDQRIRRSLVSGIAATALFSSATAVIAAPHLEPGPEPTLHTQEAFAPEGNFTAKWTRADARQIKRMSDPRAVSRQSSMPAEYTMPNVPQDFPDMSNEQVWVWDSWPLTDANANQYSVNGQEIIFSLVADRNLGFDDRHVYAKIGYFYRPAGIPAEQRPANGGWTYGGLVFDEGVTGQIFEDQSFSHQTQWSGSARIFPGGEVKLFFTDVAFYRDASGKDIKPYDPKIALSVGKVHANKEGVKFTGFDKVIPLLSADGTYYQTGEQNPYFNFRDPFTFEDPAHPGETFMVFEGNSAMPRESAACNAEDLGYREGDPYAETVEEVNASGAPYQIGNIGLAKAKNADLTEWEFLPPILSANCVTDQTERPQIYMKDGKYYLFTISHRGTYAAGLDGPEGVYGFVGDGIRSDYQPMNQGSGLVLGNPTNLNFNGGFPFAPDYNQPFGHFQSYSHYVMPGGLVQSFIDTIGTEGNFRRGGTLAPTVKIDIEGASSAVDYSYGAYGGGLGGWADIPANLNVNPGGQIKPLK from the coding sequence ATGTTACTCATCGACCAACGCATTCGGCGCTCTCTGGTCAGCGGGATCGCTGCGACGGCGCTGTTCAGCAGCGCCACGGCAGTCATTGCGGCTCCCCATCTGGAACCCGGCCCCGAGCCCACCTTGCACACGCAGGAGGCATTCGCGCCCGAGGGCAACTTCACAGCGAAGTGGACTCGTGCCGACGCGCGTCAGATCAAGCGGATGTCGGACCCGAGGGCTGTCTCGCGTCAGAGCTCGATGCCTGCGGAATACACCATGCCCAACGTCCCGCAGGACTTCCCCGACATGTCGAACGAGCAGGTCTGGGTGTGGGACTCCTGGCCCCTGACCGACGCCAACGCGAACCAGTACAGCGTCAACGGGCAGGAGATCATCTTCTCCCTCGTCGCCGACCGGAACCTCGGCTTCGACGACCGCCACGTGTACGCGAAGATCGGCTACTTCTACCGCCCGGCCGGCATCCCTGCCGAACAGCGGCCGGCGAACGGCGGCTGGACCTACGGCGGTCTCGTCTTCGACGAGGGCGTCACCGGCCAGATCTTCGAGGACCAGTCGTTCAGCCACCAGACGCAGTGGTCGGGCTCGGCGCGCATCTTCCCGGGCGGCGAGGTCAAGCTGTTCTTCACGGATGTCGCGTTCTATCGTGATGCCTCGGGCAAGGACATCAAGCCGTACGACCCGAAGATCGCGCTCAGCGTCGGCAAGGTGCACGCCAACAAGGAGGGCGTGAAGTTCACCGGCTTCGACAAGGTCATTCCGCTCCTGTCGGCCGACGGTACCTACTACCAGACCGGTGAGCAGAACCCGTACTTCAACTTCCGCGACCCGTTCACCTTCGAGGACCCGGCCCACCCGGGCGAGACCTTCATGGTCTTCGAGGGCAACTCGGCCATGCCGCGAGAGTCCGCCGCGTGCAACGCGGAGGACCTCGGCTACCGGGAGGGCGACCCCTACGCCGAGACCGTCGAGGAGGTGAACGCGTCGGGTGCGCCCTACCAGATCGGCAACATCGGTTTGGCGAAGGCGAAGAACGCCGACCTTACCGAGTGGGAGTTCCTGCCGCCGATCCTCTCGGCGAACTGCGTGACCGACCAGACCGAACGGCCGCAGATCTACATGAAGGACGGCAAGTACTACCTCTTCACCATCAGCCACCGCGGCACCTACGCGGCCGGCCTTGATGGCCCCGAGGGCGTGTACGGCTTCGTGGGCGACGGTATCCGCAGCGATTACCAGCCGATGAACCAGGGATCCGGGCTGGTGCTCGGCAACCCGACGAACCTCAACTTCAACGGCGGGTTCCCCTTCGCTCCCGACTACAACCAGCCCTTCGGCCACTTCCAGTCGTACTCGCACTACGTAATGCCGGGCGGCCTGGTGCAGTCGTTCATCGACACGATCGGCACCGAGGGCAACTTCCGGCGCGGCGGCACCCTCGCACCGACCGTGAAGATCGACATCGAAGGGGCGTCGTCGGCGGTCGACTACTCCTACGGTGCCTACGGCGGCGGGCTGGGTGGCTGGGCCGACATCCCGGCGAACCTCAATGTGAACCCGGGCGGTCAGATCAAGCCGCTGAAGTAA